TGATATACTTGCCCCGTTAATCCATAATTAGACAGGTGCAAAACATATAAAAAAGCGGATTGATATACACATTTTGAAAAATTATTTTACTGTGTTATTATGAATTTCACGGACTTGACCCCGCTGAAGATTTAAAAAAATACTGGATATTTGTCAACAGTGAAAACAACTGTCACGCTACATAATGTTTACGAGCAACTTGTTAAATCTTTTACGGGGTTAATATAATCCCAACGCGAACTTTTCGGCGAGAAAGAATATGCGAAAAAGAATACTTACAGGCGACCGTCCTACCGGCAAACTGCATTTGGGACATTATGTCGGCAGTTTAAGAAACAGGGTCAAACTGCAGGAAGAATATGAATGCTTTTTTATAATCGCCGATTTGCATACACTCACCACAAAATCCGACCCGCAAAGTATAGGCACAGTTTCCCAAAATATAAAAGATTTAGTTCTTGACTATCTTTCAGTAGGCATAGACCCTGAAAAATCCACAATTTTTGTGCAATCCAAAATTCCGGAAATTTCAGAACTTGCAATACTTTTGTCAATGTTGGTAAGCATATCAAGATTAGAAAGAATACCGACTCTGAAAGATATGATAAAAGCTTTGAAGATAGAAAATCCTTCTTATGGTTTGTTGGGATATCCCATTATACAAGCCGCAGATATTCTCGTCGTTAGAGCAAATCTCGTCCCCGTAGGCAAAGACCAAGAATCCCACGTGGAGCTTACAAGAGAAATTGCCAGAAGATTTAACGGTTTATATGGAGAAGTGTTCCCCGAAACGAAAGCATTAATA
The bacterium DNA segment above includes these coding regions:
- the trpS gene encoding tryptophan--tRNA ligase; this translates as MRKRILTGDRPTGKLHLGHYVGSLRNRVKLQEEYECFFIIADLHTLTTKSDPQSIGTVSQNIKDLVLDYLSVGIDPEKSTIFVQSKIPEISELAILLSMLVSISRLERIPTLKDMIKALKIENPSYGLLGYPIIQAADILVVRANLVPVGKDQESHVELTREIARRFNGLYGEVFPETKALIGDVATLVGTDGKAKMSKSLNNCIYLSDSCETVKTKVIKMYTDPTRIHPTDPGHVKGNPVFIYHDAFNKNKKEVEELKERYKKGAVGDVEVKQKLNNALNEFLAPIREKRNKFENNSGLVEEILNKGTKKTQTEAKETLRLVKKAMGLDYF